GGAGCGCACGACCCGCCGACCTGGAGAGTTTCGGTCCTACGACCCGAGCTTTCAAATCCGCCGCCCTTGAGGGCGGCCTGCGACTTGTCAAACTCCGAAGAGGAGCCGATGATCCGGTATCGAATCGAACGAGAGGAGCCGCTCCGGGCGGTCCCGGGGCTCGCTCTCTGGCGCGGGCCAGGTGGAGCCCCGGTGTCGCGTGGAAGGAGAAGCCGTGTCCGCCGAGAATAGACCCGGACCGTTGAGCGACGAAGAGCTGCGCAGGATCGACGCCTATTGGCGCGCCGCCAACTACCTTTCCGTCGGGCAGATCTACCTCCGCGACAATCCGCTGCTGCGCCAGCCGCTGCGCCTGGAGCACGTCAAGAAGAGGCTCTTGGGACACTGGGGGACTTCTCCCGGGCTGAGCTTCATCTACGTGCATCTCAACCGCGCGATCCGCGACAGGGATCTCGAGATGATCTACGTCTGCGGCCCCGGTCACGGCGGCCCGGCGATGGTCGCCAACACCTATCTGGAAGGGACCTACAGCCGCTGCTACCCGGATGTGACCCAGGACGCCGAGGGACTGCGGAAGCTGTTCGGGCAGTTCTCGTTTCCGGGGGGGATCCCCAGCCACGCCGCGCCCGAGACTCCCGGCTCCATCCACGAAGGGGGAGAGCTCGGCTACGCCCTGTTGCATGCCTACGGCGCGGTGTTCGACCATCCCGATCTGATCGCCGCCTGCGTGATCGGCGACGGCGAGGCGGAGACCGGCGCCCTGGCCGCGAGCTGGCATTCCAACAAGTTCCTCAACCCGGCTCACGACGGGGCGGTCCTGCCCATCCTTCACCTGAACGGCTACAAGATCGCCAACCCGACCGTCCTGGCCCGTCTGGACTCCGAGGAGCTTCGCGAGCTTTTGCGCGGCTACGGCCACGCCCCCTACTTCGTCGAAGGCGAGGATCCGAAGCGGGTCCACCAGCAGATGGCGGCGACCCTCGACACCGTCCTCTCCGAGATCGCCCGCATCCAGGAGGATGCCCGGCGGCGCGGCTTCTCGGGCCGCCCGCGCTGGCCGATGATCGTCCTGCGTACTCCGAAAGGATGGACCGGGCCGAAGGTGGTGGACGGCAAGCCGGTGGAGAATTCCTTCCGGTCCCATCAGGTGCCGGTGGCCGACCTGGCGGCGAGGCCGGATCATCTCGAGATGCTCGAGGATTGGATGCGCAGCTACCATCCGGAGGAGCTGTTCGACGCGGACGGCAGGTTGATCGCCGAGCTGCGCGAGCTGGCCCCCGCGCCCGAGCGATGCATGGGAAGCAATCCTAGCGCCCATGGAGGTTGGCACGAGCGGGATCTGATCCTGCCCGACTTCCGCGATTATTCCGTGAAGGTCGAGTCGCCCGGCACGGCGCTGGCGGAGGCGACCGGGGTCCTCGGCCGCTTCCTGCGCGACGTGGTGAAGGCCAATGCCGAGGCCCGGAATTTCCGCATCATGGGGCCCGATGAAACCTCCTCCAACCATCTCGACGCTCTCTTCGAAGCCACCGACAGGATCTTCACCGGGCGCATCTTCCCCGGAGACGAGCACGTCGCTCCGGAGGGCCGGGTGATGGAGGTGCTCAGCGAGCATCTCTGCCAGGGATGGCTGGAAGGCTACGTCCTGACCGGCCGTCACGGGCTGTTCTCCTGCTATGAAGCCTTCATCCACATCGTCGATTCGATGTTCAACCAGCACGCCAAGTGGCTGAAGACCAGCCGCCGGATCCCGTGGCGGCGGCCCCTCCCCTCGCTGAACTACCTGCTCACCTCGCACGTCTGGCGGCAGGACCACAACGGCTTCAGCCATCAGGATCCGGGCTTCCTCGATCACGTCGTCAACAAGAAGGCGGAAGTGGTCCGGGTCTACCTCCCGCCCGACGCCAATACGCTTCTCTCGGTGGCCGACCACTGCCTGCGGAGCCGCCACTACGTAAACGTCATCGTCGCCGGCAAGCATCCGGCGCCACAGTACCTGGACATCGAATCAGCCATGGCGCATTGCGAGGCCGGCGTCGGCGTCTGGCGCTGGGCCGGCAACGACGCGGGCGCCGAGCCCGACGCCGTGATGGCCTGCGCCGGGGACGTGCCGACGATGGAAACCCTCGCCGCCGTCGCGATCCTCCGCCGGCACCTGCCCGATCTGGGAATTCGCGTGATCAACGTCGTCGATCTGATGGCCCTGCAGCCGCCCGGAGAGCATCCTCACGCCCTGTCGGATCGGGAATTCGACGCCATGTTCACGACCGGCAAGCCGATCGTGTTCGCGTTTCACGGCTATCCGTGGCTCATCCACCGTCTGACCTACCGGCGGACGAATCACCCGAACCTCCACGTCCGAGGCTACAAGGAGGAGGGAACGACGACCACGCCGTTCGACATGACGGTGCTGAACGATTTGGACCGTTTTCACCTCGTCCAGGACGTGATCGCACGGGTCCCGCGTCTCGGAGCGCAGGGTCAGGAGGTCGCGCGCTTGATGGAGGAGAAATTGTCCGAGCACCGGCGCTACATCCGGCAGTGGGGCGACGACCTGCCGGAGGTGCGCGACTGGAAGTGGCCGTTTTGAGGGGAAGGTGACATGAACATCTTCGTCCTCAACGCCGGCAGCTCCTCCGTCAAATTCGCCTGGTATCGCGCCACGCCCGGGCCGGAAGCGTCCGGCTCCCCGCCGTCCTTGGCGCTGCAAGCCGGCGGCCGGATCCAGGCTCGAGGCCCGGAGCATTTCGAGATCGAGCTGATCGGCGCCGACGGCAAGAGGAGGGTCGAGCCGCTCGAATCCGGCGATCCGGACGGCGCCATGGAGTCGGCGCTGGCCCGGGTCGCGTCAGGAATCAGCCCCGGGAGCGGATCCCCGGGGCTCCCCGACGCCGTCGGCTGCCGGGTCGTGCACGGCGGCGCGCGCTTCGTGAAACCCACTCTCGTCACACCCGGCGTCCTGGATCAGCTCAGGAGCATGAAGGACTTGGCGCCGCTGCATCTGCCGGGCGACGTGCGATGGTTGGCACGGATCCTCGCTCTCCTTCCCGGGGTCCCGGCGGTCGCGGTGTTCGATACCGATTTCCATCGGACGCTTCCGCCGGTCGCCTTCCACTACGCGCTGCCGGAGGAGATCGCCGCGCGGCACGGCCTGCGCCGCTACGGCTTCCATGGGCTGTCGCACGCGCACGTCTCCCGCGTCTTGATCGATCGCCTGGGCCGGGGAGCGTCCCCGAGCCGCATCGTCACCTGCCACCTGGGCAATGGCGCCAGCGTTTGCGCCGTGCGCGATGGACGGAGCATCGACGTCAGCATGGGCTTCACCCCTCTCGAAGGGCTGGTGATGGGGACGCGATCGGGAGACCTCGATCCCGGCGTCGTCCTTTACCTGATGCGGGCGGCCGGCATGAGCGCCGATCAGATCGACGACCTGCTCAACCGCCGGAGCGGCCTTCTAGGACTCTCCGGGACGAGCGGGGACGTGCGCCACCTGGAGGCGGCGGCTCAAGGCGGGAATCGGCCGGCGGAGCTGGCCCTGGAGATATTCGCTTATCGGGCCGCCAAGTACGTCGCGGCCTACGCCGCCGTCCTCGACGGGCTGGATGCCATCGCCTTCAGCGGCGGCATCGGCGAGCACTCCGTTTCGATCCGGGAGCGCATCTGCCGGCGACTCGGATTCCTCGGCGTCGCGCTCGACGATCAAGCCAATCGTTCCGCCGGCGGGGCCGGGGCCAGGCGGATCAGCCGGGACGACGGCCGCGTGAGCGTCTGGGTCGTCCCGGCGAACGAAGAGCTCGAAATCGCCCGCGCGACGTATGCGACGATCGCCGTCCGCCGCGCCGCCGGTCGCGGCCCGGACGATGGCGGACTGGCGTCGTAGCTTCGGGACGAGGCCGCAAATCGTGAAACCTTCGAGGCTCCCGCTCTGATGTCCGCTCCCCTCTCGGCCGTCGTCGACACCTGGAAGGACGTCCGCGCGACCCCCAAGCGGGGGGAAAAGCGCGGCCGTTTGGAGCGCCTGTTCGCCGCGCTCGAGACTCCCGACCTCCTGCTGGCGGCTCACTATCTCAGCGGAGACCTGGGGCGGGACGCCCCGGGCGCCGGGTGGGCGCTCGTCCAGCAGGCGTTGAGCGGCTCGTCGCCGGCGGCGGCCGGCACGCTGAAGATCGTGGATTTCGACCTGGCGATGGAGGCGCTGGGAAGCGCCTCGGGACGTGGATCCCTCGGGGCCCGCGCCGGCATTCTCAAGCGGCTGTTCGGAGCGGCCACTCCCGCGGAACGGGATTTCATGAGCGCGCTCATCGTCGGCGAGCTGCGGCAGGGCGCGTCGCGCTCCCTCGTCCTGGATGCCCTGGCCCCCGTGCTGGGAGTGGAGGCCCGGGCGCTGCGGCGAGCGGTGATGTTCACGGGAGGCTTGCGGGAGGCGGTGGAGGCGGCGCGGCACGGCGGCGCCGCCGGGCTGGACAAGTTCCGTATCGCTCCGCTCGTGCCGGTCGAGCCGATGCTCGCCGCCACCGCCCAGGATCCGGCCGAGACGCTCGCCGAGCTGGGGGGCCGCGCCGCCGCCGAATGGAAGCTCGACGGGATCCGCGTCCAGCTGCATCGCCTGCGGGACGAAGTGAAGGTCTTCACCCGGTCGCTGCGCGACGTGACCGCCGCGTCCCCGGAGCTCGTGGCGATCGCCCGCGAAATCGCCGCGGAGGCTTATGTCCTCGACGGGGAAGCGGTGGCCTTTGGCGGCGAGGGCAGGCCGGCGGAATTCCAGGATCTCATGAGCCGCTTCCAGGGCGAAGGCGAGGGGCCCTCCCTGCGCCTCGAGCCTTTCTTCTTCGACCTGCTCTACCTCGGAGGCGAGCCGCTGGTCGACCGTCCCTATCACGAGCGGCGCGCCGCGCTGGAGAACCTCCTGCCGGAGCGCCGGATCGTGCCCTGCCGGATCGTGGACAGCGCCGCGGCGGTGGCGGCGGCGCTGTCGGAGGCGCGCGCGGCCGGCCACGAAGGGCTCGTGCTGAAAGCGCTCGAGGCTCCTTACGCTGCGGGCCGCCGGGAATCGAACTGGCGCAAGATCAAGCCGGCGCACACCGTCGATCTGGTGATCCTCGCCGCCGAATGGGGCCATGGCCGGCGGCAAGGCCTGCTCTCCAACCTCCATCTGGGAGCGCGCGATCCGGCGCAGCCCGGACGCTTCTGGATGCTCGGGAAGACCTTCAAGGGGCTCACCGATGCGATGCTGCGCAAGCTGACCGCCGAGCTGCCCCCGATCGCCGTGGAAGTCGGTCCCCACCTCGTGCGCGTGCGTCCGGAGCGGGTCGTGGAGATCGCTTTCGACGGCGTGCAGCGCAGCCCGCGTTACGACTCCGGGCTGGCGCTGCGCTTCGCCCGGGTGAAGCGCTTCCGCCCCGACAAGACGGCGGATGAGGCGACCACGCTGGCGGAGATCCGGAGGATCGCCGGCGGAGAAGGATAAGGATCTACGCGGGCTGGATTCGAGGCGAAGACGGCGATTCGCCTCTCATCGAAGGGTCACCTCCAGTCGCCCGCGGCGACGAAGGCTCCCCAGTAATAAGGGTCGGTGCTCAATCCGGCCCCACGCCGGGCGGCGATAAGCGACAGGCTCGCGTGGCGCATAGCCTCCGGCCAAGCCGCGCCCTCGAGCCGCGATCGATAGAGCTGCTTCATGTAGTCGCCCGTCGCTTGATCCTCCGTCGCCCAAAGACTCATGACCAGCGTTCCGGCGCCCGCCATTTCAAAGGCGCGCCGGAGGCCCAGCACTCCCTCCCCGGCCTGAATGGGGCCGAGGCCCGTGTCACATGCCGACAGCACGACCCACTCGGCGGCCGACAGATCCAAAGAAGCGACTTCCTCCGCCATGAGTATCCCGTCTTCGCCGGAGCTGCCACACCTTCGTTCGTTGGCGCCGGCGAAGACCAGGCCCGCCATTTGCAGCGGATTCGCTGCGTCCTCGCCGGTCACGAACGCATGCGTCGCCAGGTGAATCACTCGTCTCCCCGCGGCGAGCCGCTTGAAGGCTTCCTCGGTCGCCTCCCCGCCGGTCAGGAAGTAAGCAGGGAGACCCGCGCCCGCGGCTCCGATCCGGCTCGCCAGCAAGCCGGACACCGCTTTCGCTTCGTCCAGGCTGGCGGGGATGGGCGGGTACCGCGCGGCCCGCGTCGGCGGCGTGACCGGCCGGCCTTCCTCTTGAGGGCAAGGCGCTCCACGGCGGTCGTCGCCGAACCGGGGGGCGCCCATCACGAGAAATCCTCCTTGCTTCCCGGCGGCTCGACGAGGCCTTGCGAGGTCCCTTTCGGCCGAGAGGTAATGCAACAGGGGTCCGGAGTCCAACAAGCGCGCACCGCTTCCGTCCGGCAGGGCTTCGAAACTCACCAGGTGCACGTGGCCGTCGGGAACGACGAAGACCCGGCGCGCGTTGCGAGCCGGCTCCGGAAGCACATCCCACAGCACTCGCCGGAGCCGGCTCCCGGCCTCGCGCTCCCGGGCCTCTCTCCCGTTCCGTGTGCCCTTCAACAGCGCCGGTGGAGGGGACGAGATGATTCTCCTCCACTGCTCGATGAGCGAATCGACCATGGGCGCGCCACCGATCGGGACGATCCGGGGATTCCTCTCGCCGGCCACCGCGACGAGAGCGGCGTACGAAGATCGTGATCGTCTCCGCCGAGGACCGGGCGGCCGCCCGTATTGGACGTACGAGACCAGCGCGCTGCCGGCCGGCAGAGACCCAATCACTTCTGCCAGGCCTACGCTCCGCGCGGCGAGGCGCTGCCT
The genomic region above belongs to Candidatus Polarisedimenticolia bacterium and contains:
- a CDS encoding phosphoketolase family protein, which encodes MSAENRPGPLSDEELRRIDAYWRAANYLSVGQIYLRDNPLLRQPLRLEHVKKRLLGHWGTSPGLSFIYVHLNRAIRDRDLEMIYVCGPGHGGPAMVANTYLEGTYSRCYPDVTQDAEGLRKLFGQFSFPGGIPSHAAPETPGSIHEGGELGYALLHAYGAVFDHPDLIAACVIGDGEAETGALAASWHSNKFLNPAHDGAVLPILHLNGYKIANPTVLARLDSEELRELLRGYGHAPYFVEGEDPKRVHQQMAATLDTVLSEIARIQEDARRRGFSGRPRWPMIVLRTPKGWTGPKVVDGKPVENSFRSHQVPVADLAARPDHLEMLEDWMRSYHPEELFDADGRLIAELRELAPAPERCMGSNPSAHGGWHERDLILPDFRDYSVKVESPGTALAEATGVLGRFLRDVVKANAEARNFRIMGPDETSSNHLDALFEATDRIFTGRIFPGDEHVAPEGRVMEVLSEHLCQGWLEGYVLTGRHGLFSCYEAFIHIVDSMFNQHAKWLKTSRRIPWRRPLPSLNYLLTSHVWRQDHNGFSHQDPGFLDHVVNKKAEVVRVYLPPDANTLLSVADHCLRSRHYVNVIVAGKHPAPQYLDIESAMAHCEAGVGVWRWAGNDAGAEPDAVMACAGDVPTMETLAAVAILRRHLPDLGIRVINVVDLMALQPPGEHPHALSDREFDAMFTTGKPIVFAFHGYPWLIHRLTYRRTNHPNLHVRGYKEEGTTTTPFDMTVLNDLDRFHLVQDVIARVPRLGAQGQEVARLMEEKLSEHRRYIRQWGDDLPEVRDWKWPF
- a CDS encoding acetate/propionate family kinase: MNIFVLNAGSSSVKFAWYRATPGPEASGSPPSLALQAGGRIQARGPEHFEIELIGADGKRRVEPLESGDPDGAMESALARVASGISPGSGSPGLPDAVGCRVVHGGARFVKPTLVTPGVLDQLRSMKDLAPLHLPGDVRWLARILALLPGVPAVAVFDTDFHRTLPPVAFHYALPEEIAARHGLRRYGFHGLSHAHVSRVLIDRLGRGASPSRIVTCHLGNGASVCAVRDGRSIDVSMGFTPLEGLVMGTRSGDLDPGVVLYLMRAAGMSADQIDDLLNRRSGLLGLSGTSGDVRHLEAAAQGGNRPAELALEIFAYRAAKYVAAYAAVLDGLDAIAFSGGIGEHSVSIRERICRRLGFLGVALDDQANRSAGGAGARRISRDDGRVSVWVVPANEELEIARATYATIAVRRAAGRGPDDGGLAS
- a CDS encoding ATP-dependent DNA ligase, which translates into the protein MSAPLSAVVDTWKDVRATPKRGEKRGRLERLFAALETPDLLLAAHYLSGDLGRDAPGAGWALVQQALSGSSPAAAGTLKIVDFDLAMEALGSASGRGSLGARAGILKRLFGAATPAERDFMSALIVGELRQGASRSLVLDALAPVLGVEARALRRAVMFTGGLREAVEAARHGGAAGLDKFRIAPLVPVEPMLAATAQDPAETLAELGGRAAAEWKLDGIRVQLHRLRDEVKVFTRSLRDVTAASPELVAIAREIAAEAYVLDGEAVAFGGEGRPAEFQDLMSRFQGEGEGPSLRLEPFFFDLLYLGGEPLVDRPYHERRAALENLLPERRIVPCRIVDSAAAVAAALSEARAAGHEGLVLKALEAPYAAGRRESNWRKIKPAHTVDLVILAAEWGHGRRQGLLSNLHLGARDPAQPGRFWMLGKTFKGLTDAMLRKLTAELPPIAVEVGPHLVRVRPERVVEIAFDGVQRSPRYDSGLALRFARVKRFRPDKTADEATTLAEIRRIAGGEG